A portion of the Acidobacteriaceae bacterium genome contains these proteins:
- a CDS encoding 2,3,4,5-tetrahydropyridine-2,6-dicarboxylate N-succinyltransferase: MSTNTTLQETIEHWFAAGAEAVGNADAMTAFLQLRDALEAGELRSAEPDASQAIGWRVNAWVKRGILLGFRLGSLEEMNGKHAEGGSILSFVDKGTYPARRWAPEQGVRVVPGGSSVRSGAYLAKGVVMMPPAYVNVGAFVDEGTMVDSHALVGSCAQIGKRVHLSAAAQIGGVLEPVNASPVIIEDDVLVGGNTGVYEGTIVRTKAVLAAGTILTRGTPVYDLVNGTILKATAETPLIIPAGAVVVPGSRAVSSGPGKEMGVSVYTPVIVKYRDEKTDLSTALEDLLR, translated from the coding sequence ATGAGCACGAATACGACCTTGCAGGAAACGATTGAGCATTGGTTCGCCGCTGGCGCCGAGGCTGTGGGCAATGCGGACGCGATGACGGCGTTCCTCCAACTGCGCGATGCGCTGGAGGCTGGTGAGCTTCGCTCGGCGGAGCCCGATGCTTCGCAGGCAATCGGCTGGCGCGTGAACGCGTGGGTGAAGCGCGGCATCCTGCTGGGCTTCCGCCTCGGCTCGCTGGAAGAGATGAACGGCAAGCACGCAGAAGGCGGCTCGATTCTGAGCTTTGTCGACAAGGGCACCTACCCGGCACGCCGCTGGGCTCCTGAGCAGGGCGTGCGCGTGGTTCCTGGCGGATCAAGCGTCCGCTCGGGTGCCTACCTCGCCAAGGGCGTCGTGATGATGCCGCCTGCGTACGTCAACGTCGGCGCGTTTGTCGACGAAGGCACGATGGTGGACTCGCACGCCCTGGTCGGCTCCTGCGCGCAGATCGGCAAGCGTGTGCATCTGTCTGCAGCAGCGCAGATCGGCGGAGTGCTGGAGCCAGTGAACGCCTCCCCTGTGATTATCGAAGACGATGTGCTGGTAGGCGGCAACACTGGCGTTTACGAAGGCACGATCGTCCGCACCAAGGCTGTGCTCGCTGCCGGAACGATCTTGACGCGCGGCACACCGGTCTATGACCTGGTGAACGGCACCATTCTGAAGGCGACCGCCGAAACCCCGCTCATCATTCCGGCAGGAGCCGTTGTGGTTCCGGGTTCGCGTGCCGTTTCAAGCGGCCCGGGCAAGGAGATGGGCGTCAGCGTCTACACACCTGTCATTGTGAAGTACCGTGACGAGAAGACAGACCTGTCGACGGCGCTCGAAGACCTGCTGCGGTAG
- a CDS encoding TonB-dependent receptor — MRFVWKSRLFVWGLLLPAGVTFAYSATAQQSSSATTAVRDTVTVIGVVDPVTQADSERATTALDVQPVRNLVDGASSLLRDDSSVDIQQRGNGGVQNDVSIRGSSYEQTLVLLNGLRINDAQTSHFNFDIPVPFQALSGVYTLHGAGSTLYGSDAVSGVVNLTTAKPVSGYSARLRAGAGSFGGNSESAVLGYGSQRFSEQLSGARDFSEGFMADRDYRSEEVASDSYLHSALGEGSVLLATSDRAYGAAQFYGNYPSYERTKDWYAALQQQLGSSMSTALAYRRHTDVFTLYRTNPAAYQNNHIDTSWQGVLRRHDDFHWQSLTLDSGLDFNFDQIDSSNLGKHGRNRGAGYLNARLRTTRHGAVTLGAREEVFSGGTQVFIPSFAVDQYLGERLKLRGAISRGFRVPTYTDLYYSDPTSKGNPNLKPENAWSYEGGADYYPSDRWALSATGFTSSQTNVIDYVRATSSDLWQAANLTHIQLSGVELAAEWRPRAGQQIRVSLTTLTGARDALNGLQSEYVFNYANQNASVVYNGSFRNGLTLRERLRVVNRFDGQLYPVFDSSLAYERWRLHPYLQMTNLNNASYQEVIGVPMPPRAFAGGIELALGKR; from the coding sequence ATGAGGTTCGTATGGAAGTCCAGGTTGTTTGTGTGGGGTTTGCTGCTACCGGCAGGGGTTACGTTCGCCTATTCCGCCACGGCTCAGCAGAGCTCGAGTGCGACAACCGCGGTTCGAGACACAGTCACCGTCATTGGTGTGGTCGACCCTGTCACCCAGGCAGACTCTGAGCGTGCCACCACGGCGCTCGACGTCCAACCTGTGCGCAATCTGGTTGATGGTGCGTCCTCTCTGCTTCGCGACGATAGCTCCGTCGATATCCAACAGCGTGGCAACGGCGGCGTGCAGAACGATGTCTCCATCCGTGGCTCGTCGTACGAGCAGACGCTCGTCCTGTTGAATGGCCTTCGCATCAACGACGCCCAGACCTCACACTTCAACTTCGATATCCCTGTCCCGTTCCAGGCGCTCAGCGGTGTGTATACGCTGCATGGCGCAGGCTCGACGCTCTACGGCTCTGATGCTGTCTCGGGTGTGGTCAACCTCACCACGGCAAAGCCTGTGTCGGGCTACTCGGCACGCCTGCGCGCCGGGGCAGGCAGCTTCGGCGGCAACTCTGAATCCGCCGTGCTCGGCTACGGCTCGCAACGCTTCAGCGAGCAGTTGAGCGGGGCGCGTGACTTCTCCGAAGGCTTCATGGCTGATCGTGACTACCGCTCGGAGGAGGTGGCGAGCGACAGCTATCTGCACAGCGCGCTTGGCGAAGGCTCCGTGCTGCTTGCCACCAGCGATCGCGCGTACGGTGCGGCACAGTTTTACGGCAACTATCCTTCCTACGAGCGCACGAAGGACTGGTACGCTGCGTTGCAACAGCAACTCGGCTCAAGTATGAGTACCGCGCTCGCCTATCGTCGCCATACGGACGTTTTCACGCTTTATCGCACGAATCCTGCGGCCTATCAGAACAACCACATCGACACTTCGTGGCAGGGCGTTCTTCGTCGTCATGACGACTTCCACTGGCAATCCCTTACGCTGGACTCCGGTCTGGACTTCAACTTCGACCAGATCGACAGCTCAAACCTCGGCAAGCATGGACGCAACCGTGGAGCGGGATATCTCAACGCGCGTCTCCGCACCACGCGCCACGGAGCCGTAACCCTGGGCGCTCGCGAAGAGGTCTTCTCCGGCGGAACGCAAGTCTTCATCCCGTCCTTTGCTGTGGATCAATACCTTGGCGAACGCCTGAAGCTTCGCGGCGCCATCAGCCGTGGCTTCCGCGTGCCTACTTACACGGACCTTTACTACTCCGACCCAACGAGCAAGGGCAATCCGAACCTGAAGCCTGAAAACGCCTGGAGCTACGAAGGCGGTGCGGACTACTACCCGAGCGATCGCTGGGCGCTCTCCGCCACGGGCTTCACCTCGTCGCAGACCAACGTCATCGATTACGTCCGTGCGACCAGCTCCGATCTTTGGCAGGCCGCAAACCTCACGCACATTCAACTCAGCGGCGTGGAGCTTGCTGCGGAGTGGCGTCCGCGTGCTGGGCAGCAGATTCGTGTCTCGCTCACCACGCTCACCGGCGCACGCGACGCTCTCAACGGCCTGCAATCGGAGTACGTCTTCAACTACGCCAACCAGAACGCCAGCGTCGTCTACAACGGCAGCTTTCGCAACGGCCTCACACTGCGCGAGCGCCTTCGCGTGGTGAACCGTTTCGACGGTCAGCTCTATCCCGTCTTCGACTCCTCGCTCGCCTACGAGCGCTGGCGTCTGCATCCCTATCTGCAGATGACCAACCTGAACAACGCCAGCTACCAGGAAGTCATCGGTGTTCCGATGCCCCCACGCGCCTTTGCCGGTGGTATCGAACTTGCGCTCGGCAAGCGCTAA
- a CDS encoding MarR family transcriptional regulator, whose translation MRIENFLTESPMFCVIRSARHFDSLATQLFKADGLNFLEALILSALFFESAELVKPSQLAEAFSTTRSSVSHCISALESRGLVQRKVDPTDARAYHIALRPQGRKAAIRVIGALDRLQKHFEDQVGKDSLQSSLNILRTLTTPV comes from the coding sequence GTGCGCATCGAAAACTTCCTTACCGAAAGCCCCATGTTCTGCGTCATCCGGAGCGCACGCCACTTCGACAGCTTAGCCACCCAGCTCTTCAAGGCCGACGGTCTGAACTTTCTTGAGGCGCTTATCCTCTCTGCGCTCTTCTTCGAGTCTGCGGAGCTGGTGAAGCCTTCTCAGCTCGCGGAGGCTTTCTCGACGACCCGGAGCAGTGTGAGCCATTGCATCTCCGCCCTGGAGAGCCGGGGTCTTGTGCAGCGCAAAGTCGACCCCACCGATGCACGCGCGTATCACATTGCGCTGAGGCCGCAGGGCCGAAAGGCCGCCATTCGCGTGATCGGTGCGCTCGACAGGCTTCAGAAGCATTTTGAAGATCAGGTGGGCAAGGATTCTCTTCAATCGAGCCTCAATATTCTGCGCACGTTGACCACCCCGGTATAG
- a CDS encoding trehalase family glycosidase, which produces MRVSRHVACSALLLCGLAAAAAQSSAAPSSTTQPNISSYIHESWDKLSRSTTECASLTDTKVSTVPVLYLPADQRIPADVRALTKTCKVDVRKLPKAIHHQGDVVPADLKQPGLLYLPHPYVVPGGRFNEMYGWDSYFILLGEITDGRVDLARGTVENFFYEIEHYGAILNANRSYYLTRSQPPFLSSMVLEVYRAELKSDPVAAKKWLREAWPYLKRDHELWISEPHLAGTTGLARYSDLGHGPVPEMSDDSSYYVDIIHWLQAHPKEAPKAYLEPAKDEAKCAAGEHCLRAEANGVQLTESFFAGDRAMRESGFDTSFRFGPYSGSTEEYAPSGLNALLYKYERDVAFIAATLGERDEAIAWSSTAGTRLATIRRLLWNDSLGIYTDYNFRTQQQSTYAFATTFYALWAGVATQAQAQQLRDALPEFERKGGLLTSTHVTGVQWDAPFGWAPLNWLAVAGLERYGFDSDARRLAKEFMRSVDTGYEHDGTIREKYNVEQASSEVIVGAGYKSNVIGFGWTNGVYAKMQELLAPPASVTAKP; this is translated from the coding sequence GTGCGCGTAAGCCGCCACGTCGCCTGCTCTGCGCTGTTGCTTTGTGGCCTGGCCGCGGCAGCAGCGCAGAGCAGTGCCGCGCCGTCCTCTACAACACAGCCGAACATCAGCTCGTACATCCATGAGAGCTGGGACAAGCTTTCTCGCTCCACCACGGAGTGCGCGTCGCTGACCGACACCAAGGTGTCTACGGTGCCGGTGCTCTATCTGCCTGCCGATCAGCGTATCCCGGCCGACGTAAGAGCACTAACGAAGACGTGCAAGGTCGACGTACGGAAGCTGCCGAAGGCGATTCATCATCAAGGCGATGTGGTTCCCGCAGACCTGAAGCAGCCCGGCCTGCTGTATCTGCCGCACCCTTACGTTGTGCCGGGTGGGCGCTTCAACGAGATGTATGGCTGGGACTCTTACTTCATTTTGCTCGGTGAGATCACCGATGGCAGAGTGGACCTGGCGCGGGGCACGGTCGAGAACTTCTTCTACGAGATCGAGCATTACGGGGCGATCCTGAATGCAAACCGCAGCTATTATCTGACGCGCTCACAGCCGCCGTTTCTCTCGTCGATGGTGCTAGAGGTTTATCGCGCAGAGCTGAAGAGCGACCCCGTGGCGGCGAAGAAGTGGCTGCGCGAAGCATGGCCTTACCTGAAGCGCGACCACGAGTTGTGGATCAGCGAACCGCATCTTGCAGGCACTACCGGGCTAGCCCGATACTCCGACCTCGGGCACGGCCCTGTGCCGGAGATGAGCGATGACAGCAGCTACTACGTCGACATCATCCACTGGTTGCAGGCGCACCCGAAGGAAGCGCCGAAGGCGTACCTGGAGCCGGCGAAGGATGAAGCCAAGTGCGCAGCGGGCGAGCATTGTCTGCGCGCAGAAGCCAACGGCGTACAGCTAACGGAGAGCTTCTTCGCCGGAGACCGGGCGATGCGCGAGTCGGGCTTCGACACGAGTTTCCGCTTCGGTCCCTATAGCGGATCGACGGAAGAGTATGCTCCCTCCGGCCTGAACGCATTGCTCTACAAGTACGAACGCGATGTCGCATTTATTGCAGCGACGCTCGGCGAGCGCGACGAGGCCATTGCGTGGAGTTCTACTGCGGGGACGCGGCTGGCGACCATCCGCCGCCTACTGTGGAACGATTCGCTCGGGATTTATACGGATTACAACTTCCGCACGCAGCAGCAGTCGACGTATGCGTTTGCGACGACGTTCTATGCACTTTGGGCTGGCGTTGCCACGCAGGCGCAGGCACAGCAACTGCGAGACGCGCTGCCGGAGTTTGAGCGCAAAGGGGGTCTGCTGACGAGTACCCACGTCACCGGCGTGCAGTGGGACGCGCCCTTCGGCTGGGCCCCGCTGAACTGGCTGGCGGTGGCAGGACTCGAGCGGTATGGCTTTGACTCCGATGCTCGGCGGCTAGCAAAGGAGTTCATGCGCAGTGTCGATACAGGCTACGAGCACGATGGAACGATTCGCGAAAAGTACAACGTGGAGCAGGCATCGAGTGAAGTTATCGTTGGCGCTGGCTACAAGAGCAACGTGATCGGTTTTGGCTGGACCAACGGCGTGTATGCGAAGATGCAGGAACTGCTGGCGCCCCCGGCAAGTGTGACCGCGAAGCCCTAA
- a CDS encoding TMEM175 family protein, translated as MAKQMTTGRLEAFTDGVVAIIITIMVLELKVPAHEMSNGEAIRSMLPMLFVYLLSFVQTGIYWVNHHYMLDDVETVSHGLLWSNLIFLFTLSLIPFGTAWVGERGLSPFSIGLFAICYMLPAVSWYAVSNAICKLGGQRVAGDGGTGKQIASSVLYIGAIPMAYVSEHVAIGMIAAVAVIWLIPPRTSREGRTQVAAE; from the coding sequence ATGGCGAAGCAGATGACAACCGGGCGGCTTGAGGCCTTCACCGATGGCGTGGTGGCGATCATCATCACCATCATGGTGCTGGAGTTGAAGGTTCCGGCGCATGAGATGTCGAACGGCGAAGCGATTCGCTCCATGCTGCCGATGCTTTTCGTCTACCTGCTGAGCTTCGTCCAGACCGGCATTTACTGGGTGAACCACCACTACATGCTCGACGACGTCGAGACGGTTTCGCACGGGCTGCTGTGGTCGAACCTCATCTTTCTCTTCACGCTTTCGCTGATCCCCTTCGGGACAGCCTGGGTCGGAGAACGCGGACTGTCCCCCTTCTCTATCGGGTTGTTTGCGATTTGCTACATGCTTCCGGCGGTGTCCTGGTACGCGGTATCGAACGCCATCTGCAAGCTGGGCGGTCAGCGTGTTGCGGGCGATGGAGGGACCGGCAAGCAGATTGCCTCTTCGGTTCTCTACATTGGGGCGATTCCGATGGCGTATGTCTCGGAGCACGTTGCGATTGGGATGATCGCCGCCGTGGCCGTGATATGGCTCATCCCTCCACGTACTTCGCGCGAAGGAAGAACGCAAGTCGCAGCGGAGTAG
- a CDS encoding aminopeptidase yields the protein MATATAPIFASLSFEQKLDRLAEVAVRIGLGLREGQELVLTAPTDALPLVRRITEHAYKAGAKLVTTFFSDDETTLARYQNAPEDSFDYAPAWYYDAIATAFKSGAARMAITGTNPGLLKAQDPSKVSRASVAVSKAYKPAMELITRHEINWAIVAAATPKWAELVFPGEPEDVAVSKLWEAIFHASRITSDDPVAEWREHGENLKRRVDMLNAKRYHSLHFHTADGKTDLTVGLADQHLWAGGGTLAGNGIYCQPNIPTEECFTTPHKERVNGMVTASKPLSHQGTLIENIQCTFVNGKIVKATATAGEAALNKLISTDEGARQLGEVALVPHKSPIAESGILYWNTLFDENAASHIALGQAYSTCLIGGEKMSDEELGKLGANESLIHVDWMIGGPTMSVDGVHEDGSAEPLMREGNWCA from the coding sequence ATGGCAACCGCAACCGCTCCCATCTTCGCGTCTCTCTCGTTCGAACAGAAACTCGACCGCCTCGCTGAAGTAGCTGTTCGTATTGGCCTTGGCCTTCGCGAAGGCCAGGAACTCGTGCTGACAGCGCCGACCGACGCGCTGCCACTGGTACGCCGCATCACGGAACATGCGTACAAGGCCGGAGCCAAGCTGGTGACGACGTTCTTCTCCGACGACGAGACGACGCTCGCACGCTACCAGAACGCCCCCGAAGACAGCTTCGACTACGCTCCAGCCTGGTACTACGACGCTATCGCTACAGCGTTCAAATCCGGCGCAGCGCGCATGGCCATCACCGGGACGAATCCCGGGCTGCTGAAGGCGCAGGACCCAAGCAAGGTTTCCCGGGCAAGCGTTGCGGTTTCGAAGGCCTATAAACCCGCAATGGAGCTAATCACACGTCACGAGATCAACTGGGCGATTGTTGCCGCTGCGACGCCCAAGTGGGCCGAGCTTGTCTTTCCCGGTGAGCCGGAAGACGTTGCCGTGAGCAAGCTTTGGGAGGCGATCTTCCATGCTTCGCGCATTACGAGCGATGACCCGGTGGCCGAGTGGCGCGAGCATGGCGAAAATCTGAAGCGCCGCGTCGATATGCTGAACGCCAAGCGTTATCACTCGCTGCACTTCCACACCGCCGATGGCAAAACGGACCTGACCGTCGGACTGGCGGACCAGCATCTGTGGGCTGGCGGTGGAACGCTTGCTGGCAACGGTATTTACTGCCAGCCGAATATCCCGACCGAAGAGTGCTTCACGACGCCGCACAAGGAGCGTGTCAACGGTATGGTGACGGCATCGAAGCCGTTGTCGCACCAGGGCACGCTGATTGAAAACATCCAGTGCACGTTTGTGAACGGCAAGATTGTGAAGGCGACGGCAACAGCAGGCGAAGCCGCGCTGAACAAGTTGATCTCCACCGACGAAGGCGCTCGCCAGTTGGGCGAAGTGGCACTGGTTCCGCACAAGTCTCCGATTGCGGAGTCGGGCATTCTCTACTGGAACACGTTGTTCGATGAGAACGCAGCCAGCCATATTGCGTTGGGGCAGGCCTACTCGACGTGCCTGATCGGCGGCGAGAAGATGAGCGATGAAGAGTTGGGCAAGCTCGGTGCCAACGAGAGCCTGATCCATGTGGACTGGATGATCGGTGGCCCGACGATGAGCGTCGACGGCGTCCACGAAGATGGCTCTGCAGAACCGCTGATGCGCGAGGGCAACTGGTGCGCGTAA
- the dapA gene encoding 4-hydroxy-tetrahydrodipicolinate synthase — translation MELQGCGTALITPFRPDGTLDEAALVAHVNWQIANGINLLIPCGTTGEAATLSEQEWLRVIEVTVQTAAGRVPVFAGATHNATHQAVLNAKKLAGIDGLTGILTANPYYNKPGQEGQYQHFKAIAEAVDMPIMLYNIPGRTGTNLLPETILRLAELKNVVAVKESSGNMVQITELLTQAPRSLRVFAGDDSLALPTIAVGGTGLISVASNAIPQQMSAMVNAAVDGHWANARRINRTFFEFMQANFIEPSPAPIKAVMTLLGRGNETLRLPMVPVSATTRRKLEMILGELALLPETPHAGKRMF, via the coding sequence ATGGAACTGCAAGGCTGCGGCACCGCACTCATTACACCTTTTCGCCCCGATGGCACGCTTGACGAAGCGGCCCTGGTGGCGCACGTCAATTGGCAGATTGCAAACGGCATTAACCTGCTGATCCCCTGCGGAACCACCGGCGAAGCGGCAACGCTGAGCGAGCAGGAGTGGCTCCGCGTGATCGAAGTGACGGTGCAAACCGCTGCCGGACGTGTTCCCGTATTCGCTGGCGCGACGCACAACGCCACGCATCAGGCCGTGCTGAACGCGAAGAAGCTGGCGGGCATCGACGGACTGACCGGCATTCTGACGGCGAACCCGTACTACAACAAGCCCGGACAAGAGGGCCAGTACCAACACTTCAAGGCCATCGCGGAAGCCGTAGACATGCCCATCATGCTCTACAACATCCCCGGCCGGACCGGCACCAACCTGCTGCCGGAGACGATCCTGAGGCTTGCAGAGCTGAAGAATGTTGTTGCAGTGAAGGAGTCGAGCGGCAACATGGTGCAGATCACCGAGCTGCTTACGCAGGCCCCGCGCTCGCTGCGCGTGTTTGCCGGTGACGACTCTCTGGCTCTGCCGACGATCGCTGTTGGCGGCACAGGGTTGATCTCCGTCGCGTCGAACGCGATTCCTCAACAAATGTCCGCCATGGTGAACGCTGCCGTCGATGGTCACTGGGCAAACGCCCGTCGCATCAACCGCACGTTCTTTGAGTTCATGCAGGCAAACTTCATCGAGCCCAGCCCTGCCCCGATTAAAGCCGTGATGACACTGCTGGGACGTGGCAACGAAACTCTGCGGCTGCCGATGGTGCCCGTGAGCGCGACGACGAGACGCAAGCTGGAAATGATTCTGGGCGAACTGGCTTTGCTGCCCGAGACGCCGCACGCCGGCAAACGAATGTTCTAG
- a CDS encoding metallophosphoesterase, which yields MPDDPKKEITRRQFLERSFAFSAASLLAGCGTGINATAGKVDPVTGGISHFLMVGDWGEDGTPNDQASVAFGMKSYVQTHGFTPDGLLLLGDNFYGNLKGGSASSRFITQFEAMYPEDIFDCPALAIPGNHDYQVAPVSKYQAELQYALDNTTRWTMPAQSYRISLPATNPLVTFLCLDSNMPNEPAQPPPSGNYYVMSDAQRLAQIEWLEAELALPTTTPFTVVLGHHPLYSNGQHGDNQTLIRDWGPLFQQYNVPLYIAGHDHDMQHIEISGLATSFFMSGGGGATLYPIPPKKHSGYIQEIHGFSHLQVTETEMILRHLDPNGALLHKFTRTLDGTVTIQH from the coding sequence ATGCCTGACGATCCGAAAAAAGAGATAACCCGTCGCCAGTTTCTGGAACGTTCCTTTGCCTTCAGCGCGGCCAGCCTGCTCGCAGGCTGCGGTACTGGTATCAACGCCACGGCGGGCAAGGTCGATCCCGTAACCGGCGGCATTTCGCACTTCCTGATGGTGGGAGACTGGGGCGAAGACGGTACGCCGAACGATCAGGCTTCCGTGGCGTTTGGCATGAAGAGCTACGTGCAGACGCACGGCTTCACGCCGGATGGTCTGCTGCTGCTGGGCGATAACTTCTACGGCAACCTCAAAGGCGGGTCGGCTAGTTCGCGTTTCATCACGCAGTTCGAAGCCATGTATCCAGAAGACATCTTCGATTGCCCCGCGCTTGCGATTCCCGGCAACCACGATTATCAGGTCGCGCCAGTCAGCAAGTATCAGGCCGAGTTGCAGTACGCGCTCGACAACACAACGCGTTGGACGATGCCGGCGCAGTCTTACCGCATCTCATTGCCTGCGACAAACCCGCTCGTCACGTTCCTTTGCCTCGATAGCAACATGCCGAACGAACCGGCGCAGCCTCCTCCTTCGGGCAACTACTATGTCATGTCCGATGCGCAGCGACTGGCGCAGATCGAGTGGCTGGAAGCTGAGCTTGCTCTGCCCACGACCACACCGTTCACGGTTGTGCTCGGGCATCATCCTCTGTACTCCAACGGACAGCACGGGGATAACCAGACCTTGATCCGTGACTGGGGCCCGCTCTTTCAGCAGTACAACGTGCCGCTTTACATTGCCGGGCATGACCATGACATGCAGCACATCGAGATATCCGGGCTTGCCACCAGCTTCTTCATGTCCGGCGGTGGCGGCGCAACGCTCTATCCGATTCCGCCAAAGAAGCACTCAGGCTACATCCAGGAGATCCATGGATTCAGCCACCTGCAGGTTACGGAAACAGAGATGATTCTTCGTCATCTCGATCCCAACGGCGCGCTGTTGCACAAGTTCACCCGCACCCTGGATGGCACGGTGACGATCCAGCATTAG
- a CDS encoding CotH kinase family protein: MAKRLVLATGLGLITALLSGCGTTSTVTNCPAQPLANTASSGSNFTLTPSNAIVTVYPGETTSIPVNVNSVNGSTGTVTLAPTALPQGVTISGGTATIGTTTNLTITTSIDVVKACFTGQIGYWTADRALTISGSNSTGTATTQLDMDVELENKTFQPTTNYLPVMRITTTDAAPVTSEDDYVTGSMTITDSTDTSNNYSGTLGIKGHGNTSWEEPKKPYRLNLDSKAALIGMTSDSNWILLANYDDKTMLRNDVSFQMSQLFGMAWTPSSVFVEMYMNGEYEGVYELTEKVEVSKARLNIGSMDDTDISGEDLTGGYLAEIDHYDGETLMILSQVGLPIGLDDPDPPATEQATYFTTALKSAEGSMYDETNWRSTTNGWQAYWDSGSVVNWFLVEELANNLDASDSSSDYFYKPRSDPKFYRGPVWDMNLGYGNINYSPTVSPTDNYIRYNALWYKRLFDDPAFTSMLNARWQVVRTNAQTLNSYIDTRAAVLQNAQANNFARWPNLGERVWPNPVALGSYQAEVDAMKTWITKRLAYMDSTYGTN, encoded by the coding sequence TTGGCTAAGCGATTAGTGCTGGCTACAGGATTGGGGCTTATCACCGCCCTCCTGTCAGGATGTGGCACGACCTCTACGGTGACGAACTGCCCGGCTCAGCCGCTGGCGAACACGGCAAGCTCCGGCAGCAACTTCACGCTTACGCCGTCGAACGCCATCGTCACGGTCTACCCCGGAGAGACGACGAGCATCCCTGTGAACGTGAACTCCGTAAACGGCTCGACGGGAACCGTCACACTCGCGCCGACAGCTCTGCCCCAGGGCGTGACAATCAGCGGTGGTACAGCGACCATTGGGACGACCACCAACCTTACGATCACCACCTCGATCGATGTCGTGAAAGCGTGCTTCACGGGCCAGATTGGCTACTGGACCGCAGACCGTGCGCTGACGATCTCCGGCTCAAACTCCACTGGAACGGCGACGACGCAGCTGGATATGGATGTCGAGCTGGAGAACAAAACGTTCCAGCCTACGACCAACTACCTTCCGGTGATGCGTATTACGACGACCGATGCCGCCCCGGTCACGAGCGAAGATGACTACGTTACAGGGTCGATGACAATTACGGATTCGACAGACACCTCCAACAACTACTCCGGCACGCTCGGCATTAAAGGTCATGGCAACACGAGTTGGGAAGAGCCCAAAAAGCCCTACCGTCTGAACCTGGACTCCAAGGCCGCCCTGATAGGAATGACGTCAGACAGCAACTGGATTCTCCTGGCGAACTACGACGATAAAACGATGCTGCGCAACGATGTCAGCTTCCAGATGTCCCAGCTCTTCGGGATGGCGTGGACACCAAGCAGCGTCTTCGTTGAAATGTACATGAACGGCGAGTATGAGGGTGTTTATGAGTTGACCGAAAAGGTCGAGGTATCAAAGGCCCGTTTAAACATCGGCTCCATGGATGACACCGACATCAGCGGCGAGGACCTGACAGGCGGCTATCTAGCCGAGATCGACCACTACGATGGCGAGACACTCATGATTCTTAGCCAAGTAGGCTTGCCCATTGGGCTCGACGACCCGGACCCGCCAGCAACCGAGCAAGCCACCTACTTCACCACGGCCCTGAAATCTGCTGAAGGCTCAATGTATGACGAGACAAACTGGCGGAGCACAACCAACGGCTGGCAGGCTTACTGGGATTCAGGTTCCGTTGTGAATTGGTTTCTCGTTGAAGAGTTAGCAAACAACCTGGACGCCTCCGACTCTTCGAGCGATTACTTCTACAAACCGCGTAGCGACCCCAAGTTCTACCGCGGACCTGTTTGGGATATGAACCTGGGCTACGGAAACATCAACTACTCTCCAACTGTCAGCCCAACAGATAACTACATTCGGTATAACGCCCTCTGGTACAAACGTCTTTTCGATGATCCAGCGTTTACGAGCATGTTGAACGCTCGCTGGCAGGTTGTGCGCACAAATGCCCAGACATTGAACAGCTATATCGACACTCGCGCGGCTGTTCTGCAAAATGCGCAGGCGAACAACTTTGCACGTTGGCCTAACCTCGGCGAAAGAGTGTGGCCGAACCCTGTCGCCCTCGGCTCCTATCAGGCAGAAGTAGACGCCATGAAGACGTGGATCACAAAGCGTCTGGCGTACATGGACAGTACCTACGGCACAAATTAG